From a region of the Candidatus Zymogenaceae bacterium genome:
- a CDS encoding tetratricopeptide repeat protein, which yields MTGCFRKNLTAVIGTVVLIFTMCGSVAGESSDGASFNRRYHTPAHVILDMERALGSEESDYLMLDSIIDEAARRISHDRSGQNPDPVVVLRAIDDTLDDLGFSYGMPELFHDGLRDRKLDCFHYTVTYVSIGKALNLPLYGVSAPEHAFVRWDADGRHDPINPDNPVNKGDVNWEATDPLVFTDAECEWDYNINPSSLMNGVFLYNLTYDELISSAHNNIAIYHELNGDYSAALNHYDRALEMYPKDPLLYCNRGGWYYSEGDLMYALQDLSTAIWLDPNDSVAYYLRGLVLFDMEKYEEAFLDFDYAVTLYPFDPSYWFYKLFSRLRCVTDRLFDLPVENGPLTQIMHEPIR from the coding sequence GTGACGGGATGTTTTCGAAAAAACCTCACAGCCGTCATCGGCACCGTCGTGCTGATTTTCACGATGTGTGGATCGGTTGCCGGAGAAAGTTCCGACGGTGCTTCCTTCAACCGACGCTACCACACGCCGGCCCACGTGATTCTCGATATGGAACGAGCCCTGGGTTCTGAAGAATCCGACTATCTGATGCTCGATTCCATCATCGATGAGGCGGCGAGAAGAATTTCACACGATCGGTCGGGACAAAATCCGGACCCGGTGGTCGTACTCCGGGCCATTGACGATACCCTTGACGACCTGGGATTTAGCTACGGTATGCCGGAGCTGTTTCATGACGGTCTGAGAGACCGGAAACTTGACTGCTTTCACTACACCGTCACGTATGTCAGTATCGGTAAAGCTCTCAATCTTCCCCTGTACGGCGTGAGCGCCCCGGAACACGCCTTCGTCCGCTGGGACGCCGACGGCAGACACGATCCGATCAATCCCGATAATCCCGTCAACAAGGGCGACGTCAATTGGGAAGCCACGGACCCGCTGGTATTTACCGATGCGGAATGCGAATGGGATTACAACATCAATCCCTCATCTCTGATGAACGGTGTATTTCTCTACAACCTGACGTATGACGAGCTGATATCGTCCGCCCACAACAACATCGCCATATACCACGAGCTCAACGGAGACTATTCCGCCGCACTGAATCATTACGATCGTGCGTTGGAGATGTATCCGAAAGATCCGCTCCTGTACTGCAACAGGGGTGGATGGTACTACAGCGAAGGTGATCTGATGTACGCCCTCCAGGATTTATCCACCGCCATCTGGCTCGATCCGAACGACTCCGTTGCATACTACTTGAGAGGTCTTGTCCTGTTCGATATGGAAAAATACGAAGAGGCTTTTTTGGATTTCGATTATGCCGTGACGCTTTATCCCTTCGATCCTTCCTACTGGTTCTACAAGCTCTTTTCACGCCTGAGATGTGTGACCGACCGTTTATTCGACCTGCCTGTGGAAAACGGGCCGTTGACGCAGATAATGCACGAACCGATACGGTAA
- a CDS encoding aldehyde ferredoxin oxidoreductase family protein, whose protein sequence is MAEETTRGGYWNRILRVNLTEGSHRVEELDDGFMRTYLGGRSLGLFFLLKETAPNIDPLSEENLLILANGAVTGAPGPAIPRFTAVAKSPLTGGLAASEAGGFWGPELKFAGYDALIVEGKSKSPVYLWITDTAVEIRPADSIWGTGAKPAQEAIREEVGEQRARVLIIGQAGENLVRYANLGNDLGHFNGRNGLGAVMGSKNLKAVAVKGSKKLPLADPKALKNIAKEFAQTFKDNPIGNSLFEYGTTIGVNAMMAGGALPTNNWDRGILEGGENLFCNKYNEEILKDRKGCFACPIRCKRVIEVTRGDISVDSEYGGPEYETIAALGSNVGINDLAVVAKANELANHFGIDSISLGMAISFAIKCYEEEILTDKDTGGMELSFGDGEMLLKLIEMTAHRDGIGDLLAEGQARMAKKIGKGSEKYTITIKGQEVPMHDIRTKTGVGLGYVVSDIGADHLVAPHDSFFTVDDTWSFGEARKLGLTVAVDALDLSEQKAKNYVIISRYARMLDVIGGCFFGFAPRGPMSVDTMLDMIKSITGWEVTIHELLRAGDRSIVLSRIYNFREGFSKEDDCLPDKYTENMVEGPFEGTLAIDPEKFYRYRDHYYRLMGWSVETAYPTDTHINELGLVEFL, encoded by the coding sequence ATGGCGGAAGAAACAACCCGCGGCGGGTATTGGAATAGAATTCTGAGGGTAAATCTGACCGAAGGCTCTCATCGGGTTGAAGAGCTGGATGACGGCTTCATGCGGACATACCTGGGGGGACGATCACTGGGGCTTTTCTTCCTCCTGAAGGAGACCGCTCCGAATATCGATCCGCTGTCTGAGGAGAATCTCCTTATTCTGGCGAACGGCGCCGTAACCGGCGCGCCCGGTCCGGCGATTCCCCGATTTACCGCGGTTGCAAAATCGCCTCTGACCGGCGGCCTTGCCGCTTCCGAGGCCGGCGGATTCTGGGGCCCTGAGCTGAAGTTCGCCGGATACGACGCCCTGATCGTCGAGGGAAAATCCAAGAGCCCGGTGTATCTCTGGATAACCGACACGGCCGTGGAGATCAGGCCGGCGGATTCCATCTGGGGAACAGGCGCAAAGCCGGCACAGGAGGCCATCAGGGAGGAAGTGGGCGAACAGCGCGCCAGGGTACTGATAATCGGACAGGCGGGCGAGAACCTTGTTCGATACGCCAATCTCGGAAACGACCTGGGCCATTTCAACGGAAGGAACGGCCTCGGGGCGGTCATGGGGAGCAAGAACCTGAAGGCGGTGGCGGTAAAGGGTTCAAAAAAACTCCCGCTTGCCGATCCGAAAGCACTGAAGAACATCGCAAAGGAGTTCGCACAAACCTTCAAGGACAATCCCATCGGCAATTCTCTGTTCGAATACGGCACGACCATCGGCGTCAACGCCATGATGGCGGGGGGGGCATTGCCCACCAACAACTGGGACAGGGGGATCCTTGAAGGAGGCGAAAATCTCTTCTGCAACAAGTACAATGAGGAAATCCTCAAAGACAGAAAAGGGTGCTTCGCATGTCCGATTCGCTGTAAGCGGGTCATAGAGGTGACCAGGGGGGATATCAGTGTCGATTCGGAGTACGGCGGGCCGGAATACGAAACCATCGCCGCACTGGGCTCGAACGTCGGCATCAACGACCTGGCTGTCGTCGCCAAGGCGAACGAGCTCGCAAACCACTTCGGTATAGATTCCATCTCCCTGGGAATGGCAATCTCTTTTGCGATTAAGTGCTATGAAGAGGAAATCCTGACCGACAAGGATACCGGCGGCATGGAGCTCTCCTTCGGGGACGGTGAGATGCTGCTGAAACTGATCGAAATGACGGCGCACCGCGATGGGATCGGGGACCTCCTTGCGGAGGGGCAGGCGCGGATGGCGAAGAAAATCGGGAAGGGATCGGAAAAATATACCATCACCATCAAGGGACAGGAAGTACCCATGCACGACATCCGGACGAAAACCGGGGTTGGACTGGGATATGTGGTGTCAGATATCGGTGCGGATCATCTGGTTGCGCCTCACGATTCGTTCTTTACCGTCGATGATACCTGGAGCTTCGGTGAAGCGAGAAAACTGGGGTTGACGGTGGCCGTTGATGCGCTTGATCTCTCGGAGCAAAAGGCAAAAAATTACGTAATTATCAGCAGGTATGCCCGGATGCTCGATGTCATCGGGGGGTGTTTTTTCGGTTTTGCGCCGCGCGGCCCGATGTCGGTGGATACCATGCTGGATATGATTAAGTCGATCACCGGCTGGGAAGTGACCATACATGAGCTTCTGAGGGCGGGTGATCGGAGCATTGTGCTTTCGCGCATATACAATTTCCGTGAAGGTTTTTCAAAAGAGGATGACTGCCTTCCCGATAAATACACCGAGAATATGGTAGAAGGTCCCTTTGAGGGTACACTGGCTATTGATCCCGAGAAATTTTATCGGTATCGGGATCATTACTACCGGCTCATGGGGTGGAGTGTCGAGACCGCATATCCAACGGATACGCATATCAACGAGCTGGGGTTGGTGGAGTTTCTTTAA
- a CDS encoding MoaD/ThiS family protein — protein sequence MVTIRLAVGLRHHFEGREEIYVEADSFINAIERLRIKKDEIGIVLVNDRPISGKERRDLRLFDDDIVDIYPIFGGG from the coding sequence ATGGTAACGATCAGACTTGCCGTCGGCTTGAGACATCACTTCGAGGGGAGGGAGGAGATTTATGTCGAAGCCGACAGCTTTATCAATGCCATTGAAAGACTTCGTATAAAAAAGGACGAAATAGGAATAGTACTGGTCAATGACAGGCCGATCTCCGGGAAAGAGAGGAGGGATCTTCGCCTGTTTGACGATGATATCGTTGATATATATCCGATCTTTGGAGGAGGTTAA
- a CDS encoding 2-hydroxyacyl-CoA dehydratase, whose translation MRSAKAMRQLMTDYYTGAKIAEADGSKKIAWITSGGPVEPLHAMDVIPIYPENHGAMLGASRMSVDMCQVAEDMGYARDLCSYFRGDIGSAVTKQSPIPGGLPKPDFLIACNNICGTVTKWYEVLSRFFDVPMFLIDTPFIHQTKTTQSAAYVTAQMQEYVDFLEQQCGTPFDMDRFGEVAQLSMEGVRLWNKVLSTCENSPSPISCFDAFFFLGPIVTLRGTEENNEFYRGLLAELEERVAEGIAAVDNEKYRLLWDNLPIWYQLRPLSELFSSYGACLVADTYTNAWARQRIDPDNPLESLAECYTQIYLNIDIEIMAEEIKGLISRYKADGFVLHSNRSCKPYSLGQYDIARMIQEDTGIPTLVIEADMTDERVYSEAQAKTRIEAFIETLESKRQ comes from the coding sequence ATGCGCTCCGCCAAGGCCATGCGCCAGCTCATGACCGATTATTACACAGGCGCGAAAATAGCCGAGGCCGACGGCTCCAAGAAAATCGCATGGATTACCAGCGGCGGCCCGGTGGAGCCGCTTCACGCCATGGATGTTATCCCGATATATCCGGAGAATCACGGGGCCATGCTGGGGGCGTCGAGGATGAGTGTCGATATGTGCCAGGTCGCTGAAGACATGGGGTATGCCCGGGATCTCTGCTCGTATTTTCGGGGGGACATCGGCAGCGCCGTCACCAAACAAAGTCCAATTCCCGGGGGACTGCCCAAGCCCGACTTCCTCATTGCATGCAACAACATCTGCGGCACCGTTACAAAATGGTACGAAGTGCTCTCCCGCTTTTTCGACGTTCCGATGTTTCTGATTGATACGCCCTTTATCCACCAGACAAAAACCACACAAAGCGCCGCGTATGTGACCGCACAGATGCAGGAATATGTTGATTTTCTGGAGCAGCAATGCGGCACGCCATTTGACATGGACAGATTCGGAGAAGTCGCACAACTTTCCATGGAAGGGGTACGGCTCTGGAACAAGGTGCTTTCGACGTGTGAAAACAGCCCCTCACCAATTAGCTGTTTTGACGCATTTTTCTTTTTGGGACCCATCGTGACGCTTCGGGGCACGGAGGAAAACAACGAGTTCTACCGTGGTCTGCTTGCAGAGCTTGAGGAGCGTGTCGCCGAGGGCATCGCCGCGGTCGATAACGAGAAGTATCGACTGCTGTGGGACAACCTGCCGATATGGTATCAACTGAGGCCGCTGTCGGAGCTGTTCTCATCCTATGGGGCGTGCCTGGTGGCAGACACCTACACAAACGCCTGGGCGAGACAGCGAATAGACCCGGATAATCCGCTGGAAAGCCTGGCGGAGTGTTACACCCAGATCTACCTCAATATCGATATCGAGATCATGGCGGAAGAGATCAAGGGTCTTATTTCCCGTTACAAAGCGGATGGCTTCGTGCTTCACTCAAACCGCTCCTGCAAGCCCTACTCTCTGGGCCAATACGATATCGCACGGATGATCCAGGAAGATACCGGGATACCCACGCTCGTCATCGAAGCGGACATGACCGACGAACGGGTATATTCCGAGGCCCAGGCGAAAACCAGGATTGAGGCGTTTATCGAGACGCTGGAGTCCAAGAGACAGTAA
- a CDS encoding 2-hydroxyacyl-CoA dehydratase, whose product MDAAEVLQEIRRIVEDPVTAGKRFKDTLQKPIIGYFCTYTPEEMIHAAGCVPYRIMGRKKQVEFADRHLQSYSCSLVRTALDTALSGDLSFIDGTVFPHTCDSIQRLSDIWRINAGFSYHADIVLPVKLHTESARTYVIEELSAFRASLEEFVDGEITDDSLWDSIRMYNRMRDNLNRLHDIKRKHPGIVGSKITDDCVQAAMYMPVQEHNRLIEELLSELEGKEDPYDPIRVVVVGNMCVFTDIYDCIENAGASVSGDDICTGSRYYSLNVDVKKKDPIEALADRIIQRPLCAAKHSLDFDRGMYLKSIIDNANAKGVIFLLIKFCDPHSFDYPHLKNAVEEKGLPHMLIEMEMDNPSPGQIRTRIEAFIEMLAQG is encoded by the coding sequence ATGGATGCCGCTGAGGTGTTGCAGGAAATACGGCGGATCGTGGAGGACCCGGTGACGGCGGGGAAACGATTCAAGGATACGTTACAAAAGCCGATCATCGGGTATTTTTGTACCTACACACCGGAAGAGATGATCCATGCTGCGGGTTGTGTGCCGTACCGCATTATGGGAAGAAAAAAACAGGTGGAATTCGCAGACAGGCATCTCCAGAGCTATTCATGCTCGCTGGTGCGGACCGCTCTGGACACGGCGCTCTCCGGAGATCTTAGTTTCATTGATGGGACGGTGTTCCCCCACACCTGCGACTCCATACAACGCCTGTCGGACATCTGGCGTATAAACGCGGGCTTCTCTTATCATGCGGATATCGTGCTGCCGGTCAAGCTCCACACGGAGAGCGCCCGAACCTATGTCATCGAGGAGCTTTCCGCGTTTCGTGCGTCTCTGGAGGAGTTTGTCGACGGAGAAATCACGGATGACTCCCTGTGGGACAGCATCAGAATGTATAACCGAATGCGCGATAACCTCAATCGCCTTCATGATATCAAGAGAAAACACCCGGGCATCGTTGGGTCGAAAATCACCGATGACTGCGTCCAGGCGGCCATGTATATGCCGGTACAGGAGCACAATCGCCTGATAGAGGAGTTGCTGTCCGAGCTTGAGGGAAAAGAAGATCCATACGATCCGATACGGGTGGTCGTCGTCGGGAATATGTGTGTATTCACCGATATATATGATTGTATCGAAAATGCCGGCGCCTCCGTGTCGGGTGATGATATATGTACCGGTTCACGGTATTATTCCCTCAACGTCGATGTGAAAAAGAAGGATCCCATCGAAGCCCTGGCCGACCGCATTATTCAACGACCCCTGTGTGCGGCGAAGCACAGCCTCGATTTTGACCGGGGAATGTATCTTAAGAGCATCATCGACAATGCGAATGCGAAGGGGGTCATCTTTCTTCTCATCAAGTTCTGCGATCCCCACTCATTTGATTACCCACACCTGAAGAACGCGGTCGAGGAAAAGGGACTTCCCCACATGCTGATAGAGATGGAAATGGATAATCCGAGCCCGGGGCAGATCAGGACACGGATCGAGGCGTTCATCGAAATGCTCGCCCAGGGATGA
- a CDS encoding VWA domain-containing protein, protein MTEEFRPEETKEGNTEPAEISDKDFDSFPEESFNVKELLPSREKRGEEAPVRDEDEVNRETLKDVRPILKVIEGNIIQKTEELMRDYGGSPRSWTNLEDFSQFDDLDPVESTIWLDMLNPKLPRAMMRSKKIKGGALAIIRDISSSMTGSRAQWSSMLILGLIRMTRRRRMRLGYIEFNHQSTKYLKDQSFFTRSYNRIGEMASRCLCSGFTNYQLPLLDVIREFNIVYDKIKHVVFITDGRPTEGDREIAREIELAKRDNIAVHSIYIGKKESPEILRILSEETGGAHFQVGSDEFGRIKLRTLN, encoded by the coding sequence TTGACAGAGGAGTTTCGCCCAGAAGAGACAAAAGAGGGCAACACCGAACCGGCCGAAATCTCCGACAAGGATTTCGACAGTTTTCCCGAAGAATCCTTCAATGTAAAGGAACTCCTCCCCTCCAGGGAAAAGCGGGGTGAGGAGGCGCCGGTCCGTGACGAGGATGAAGTAAACCGGGAGACTCTCAAGGACGTTCGTCCCATCCTCAAGGTCATTGAGGGAAACATCATTCAAAAAACCGAAGAACTCATGCGTGATTACGGCGGCTCTCCCAGGTCGTGGACGAATCTTGAGGATTTTTCCCAATTCGACGACCTCGATCCGGTGGAATCGACCATCTGGCTGGATATGCTCAATCCGAAGCTTCCCAGGGCCATGATGCGATCGAAAAAGATCAAGGGCGGGGCGCTGGCGATCATCAGGGACATCAGCTCATCCATGACCGGCTCACGGGCGCAGTGGTCGTCCATGCTGATTCTGGGCCTCATCCGCATGACCAGGCGCCGCAGGATGCGCCTGGGTTACATAGAGTTCAACCATCAGTCTACAAAATATCTCAAGGATCAATCGTTTTTCACCCGATCGTATAACAGGATCGGCGAGATGGCGTCCCGCTGTCTCTGCAGTGGATTTACAAACTATCAGCTTCCGCTGCTGGATGTCATCCGGGAGTTCAACATCGTGTATGACAAGATCAAGCACGTTGTGTTCATCACCGACGGCCGACCGACGGAGGGAGACCGGGAAATCGCCCGGGAGATAGAGCTTGCAAAACGGGATAATATCGCGGTACACTCCATCTACATCGGAAAGAAGGAATCTCCGGAGATTCTTCGTATCCTGTCTGAGGAAACGGGCGGTGCCCATTTTCAGGTGGGAAGCGACGAGTTCGGAAGAATCAAATTGAGAACGCTGAACTGA
- a CDS encoding MoxR family ATPase: protein MLKTAAQIKDVLDRYVIGHEDIKEGILLALIAREHVYIEGSPGTAKTMLAELTAKAADLSFYFYQFHRDTKLSELIGDYIITREKEKGSDGNSGDGELIRQKLVPGGILTTQIAVLDDITRAPGEALNILLRLLNEREYKGISLPLITAIATSNPTQDDYYNEPLDLANLDRFAIQLRTGGLITQSSWDEAMDVMNYYIDHIYDKDSVEGYHTDTFDRPIDYLLKIHVPDDVKRRLMAFLNRLVDEFHLNESNSLLTDRTFLVKAVNVLKSKAIIEGRNEVIPSDLIVLKYMTTFRVPEDVHQRMEEILSDIIEKKKLSFQNMRN, encoded by the coding sequence ATGCTCAAAACTGCAGCACAGATCAAAGACGTACTGGATCGATATGTTATCGGTCACGAAGATATAAAGGAGGGGATCCTCCTTGCACTGATTGCCAGGGAGCATGTGTATATAGAAGGATCTCCGGGAACCGCCAAGACCATGCTCGCAGAGCTGACGGCAAAGGCGGCGGACCTGAGTTTCTATTTCTATCAGTTTCACCGGGACACAAAGCTCTCCGAGCTCATCGGGGACTACATCATCACCCGTGAGAAGGAAAAGGGATCCGACGGCAATTCGGGGGACGGTGAGCTGATACGGCAAAAGCTCGTTCCCGGCGGCATCCTGACCACACAAATCGCGGTTCTGGATGATATCACCCGGGCGCCCGGTGAAGCCCTGAATATCCTGCTTCGGCTCCTGAACGAGCGGGAATACAAGGGCATCAGCCTGCCCCTGATTACTGCGATCGCCACCAGCAATCCAACCCAGGACGATTATTACAACGAGCCTTTGGATCTTGCGAACCTGGATCGGTTCGCCATTCAGCTCAGGACCGGCGGATTGATTACCCAATCGAGCTGGGACGAGGCCATGGATGTGATGAATTACTATATCGATCACATCTATGATAAGGACTCCGTCGAAGGATACCACACCGACACGTTCGATCGGCCCATCGACTATCTGCTCAAGATTCACGTTCCTGACGACGTGAAGAGGAGATTGATGGCCTTTTTGAATCGGCTCGTGGACGAGTTTCACCTGAATGAATCCAATTCGCTTCTGACCGATCGAACGTTTCTCGTCAAGGCGGTGAACGTGCTCAAGTCCAAGGCGATTATCGAGGGGAGAAATGAGGTTATCCCCTCGGACCTCATTGTGCTCAAATACATGACCACATTTCGGGTCCCCGAGGATGTGCATCAACGGATGGAAGAGATCCTCTCTGACATCATTGAAAAAAAAAAGCTGAGCTTCCAGAACATGAGGAATTGA
- the ald gene encoding alanine dehydrogenase yields the protein MKVGIPKEIKSEENRVALTPAGASAFVSHGHDVFIEKGAGLGSGLTDEEYIAAGAKILPTKEDVWGEAEMIIKVKEPLGPEFDLMNDHILFTYLHLAADEELTKKLLGKNITGIAYETIQLSDGSLPLLAPMSEVAGRLSIQMGARCLEAIGGGMGILLSGVSGVPPAKVVIIGAGIAGANACFVAVGMGARVSILDVNPAKLRYIHDVMGGHVVTVMSNRANIEEEVLSADLVVGAVLIPGAKAPSLVTRDMISRMRKGSAIVDIAVDQGGCIETTKPTTHANPTYVVDGVVHYAVANMPGAVPRTSTFALTNATLSYGLNIADKGVEKAVEDDPDLKKGVNIINKKLSCKAVAEAFGMDCIEI from the coding sequence ATGAAAGTGGGCATACCGAAGGAAATAAAGTCGGAGGAAAATCGGGTCGCCCTGACCCCCGCCGGCGCATCTGCGTTTGTCTCTCACGGCCATGATGTATTCATCGAAAAGGGGGCGGGCCTGGGGAGCGGACTGACCGATGAGGAATACATCGCCGCCGGAGCGAAAATCCTTCCCACGAAGGAGGATGTCTGGGGTGAAGCCGAGATGATCATAAAGGTCAAGGAGCCGCTGGGTCCGGAATTCGACCTGATGAACGATCACATTCTCTTCACCTACCTGCACCTGGCGGCCGACGAGGAGTTGACCAAAAAGCTTTTAGGGAAAAACATTACGGGCATCGCCTACGAGACGATTCAGCTTTCCGACGGCTCGTTGCCGCTTCTGGCGCCTATGAGTGAGGTTGCGGGACGGCTCTCCATCCAGATGGGCGCCCGCTGTCTGGAGGCCATAGGCGGCGGCATGGGAATTTTACTCTCAGGTGTATCCGGCGTGCCCCCGGCGAAGGTGGTGATCATCGGTGCGGGAATCGCGGGGGCGAACGCATGTTTCGTCGCCGTGGGCATGGGTGCACGGGTGAGCATCCTCGATGTAAATCCGGCGAAGCTCAGGTACATTCATGACGTCATGGGAGGACACGTGGTAACCGTCATGTCCAACCGGGCCAATATCGAAGAGGAAGTCCTCTCTGCGGACCTGGTGGTGGGAGCGGTATTGATCCCCGGCGCGAAGGCTCCGAGTCTCGTCACCAGGGATATGATCTCCCGGATGAGGAAGGGCTCGGCCATTGTGGATATCGCCGTGGACCAGGGAGGATGTATCGAGACCACGAAACCGACGACGCATGCAAATCCGACCTATGTCGTCGACGGAGTGGTGCATTACGCCGTTGCGAATATGCCTGGGGCTGTACCCCGGACATCGACCTTCGCCCTGACGAATGCAACCCTTTCCTACGGGCTGAATATCGCCGATAAGGGGGTAGAGAAGGCCGTTGAGGACGATCCGGACCTGAAGAAGGGAGTGAATATCATCAATAAAAAGCTCAGCTGCAAGGCGGTGGCAGAGGCCTTCGGCATGGATTGCATAGAGATTTGA
- a CDS encoding APC family permease — MSQLKKVVTFRTVVSTSAGMAMATSCYAAGIEVANMVAGQSAWIAILVAGIMCTFSAMCFAELNGMYPSAAGIRLFIERAFGEKAALTIGAFYVGCALAMVGPETYILSNVIHVIFPSVHHLIWVVLFLGVIALINYRGVVITGIVQDILSYSMITFMLLVGFYAISISGITAGELFHTGGAVNVFEAAAVGVFLYVGFEWVTPLAEEVTDSSMIARGMLVAVGILCIVYAVFTTGMTAVIPKEILAESPIPHIEVGRKLFGEIGLIIFIIMSILASMTSYNAGFLNFSRYMYAMGRDNVLPRVFSSISRYATPWFSILFCFTISLAISVYIMFSGRYIRLIMVSAAIEVIIYLVMALSVIRLRYKLPETERSYRVPGGLIIPAIAVIFFLVLLVGIYAQDIIVLYIMIGVFAVCLLYTLTAVPRLRAAHRARIAARQPRRRRPTDTGGK, encoded by the coding sequence ATGTCACAATTGAAGAAGGTCGTCACGTTTCGCACCGTCGTCTCCACGAGTGCTGGCATGGCGATGGCGACCTCGTGTTATGCGGCGGGGATTGAGGTCGCGAATATGGTGGCTGGTCAATCCGCGTGGATTGCGATACTGGTTGCAGGTATCATGTGTACGTTTTCCGCGATGTGTTTTGCGGAACTCAACGGCATGTATCCCTCGGCTGCGGGTATCCGCCTCTTTATTGAGCGGGCCTTCGGGGAGAAGGCGGCCCTCACCATCGGCGCCTTCTATGTGGGATGCGCCCTTGCGATGGTCGGACCGGAGACATATATTCTCAGCAATGTCATACACGTGATCTTCCCCTCGGTGCACCATCTAATATGGGTCGTGTTGTTTCTCGGCGTCATCGCACTGATAAACTACCGGGGTGTGGTCATTACCGGGATCGTACAGGATATTCTTTCTTATTCGATGATAACCTTTATGCTCCTGGTCGGTTTTTACGCCATCTCGATCTCGGGGATCACCGCCGGAGAACTGTTTCACACCGGTGGTGCCGTAAACGTGTTCGAGGCCGCCGCGGTGGGGGTGTTTCTCTATGTGGGATTCGAGTGGGTGACCCCCCTGGCCGAAGAGGTGACCGATTCGTCAATGATCGCCCGGGGAATGCTCGTCGCCGTGGGCATCTTATGTATTGTCTACGCGGTATTTACGACCGGTATGACGGCGGTCATACCGAAGGAAATACTCGCCGAATCCCCCATTCCGCATATCGAGGTGGGAAGAAAGCTGTTTGGAGAAATCGGACTCATTATCTTCATCATCATGAGCATACTGGCGTCGATGACGTCGTACAACGCGGGCTTTTTAAATTTTTCAAGATATATGTACGCCATGGGGCGGGACAACGTACTGCCGCGGGTGTTCTCCAGCATCAGCAGATACGCCACTCCCTGGTTTTCGATTCTCTTTTGTTTCACCATTTCTCTTGCCATATCGGTATACATCATGTTCAGCGGCCGCTACATACGCTTGATCATGGTATCGGCGGCCATCGAGGTGATCATATATCTTGTCATGGCCCTTTCGGTTATCCGATTACGCTACAAGCTTCCGGAAACCGAGAGATCCTATCGGGTCCCCGGCGGCCTGATTATTCCGGCGATCGCCGTGATATTTTTTCTCGTGCTTCTTGTGGGCATTTACGCCCAGGATATTATTGTGTTGTATATCATGATCGGGGTGTTTGCTGTGTGTCTGCTCTACACCCTGACAGCGGTTCCAAGGCTTCGCGCCGCACACCGGGCGCGCATAGCCGCACGGCAGCCGCGCAGGAGAAGACCGACCGATACCGGCGGGAAATGA